A segment of the Fibrobacter succinogenes subsp. succinogenes S85 genome:
AACCGATAATAGAAACGGGCCCCCAGTTCACCATCATCATGCGGATTTCGTCGCACATGTCATCTACGGAATCCATGTCCACCAGGCCGCAGAGCAGCCGCAGGGTTCCGATATTGAAACTACGGCTACCCATAAACAGGCCCTAGTAAAGTCAGTTTTATAATATTTCTAGTTACTTTTCATCGAAATCGTCGGCCCCGTTCAAGAGATTGGCTCCATGATGAGTACCGGTTTCTGCAAAGATGGCCCACTGGGCCACGTTCATGGCGTGGTCGCCGATGCGTTCCAGGTATTTAGCGATCATGATGGAATGGATAATGCTCTCGGCATCGCTTTCCGTCTTCCTGATAGTTTCCACCAGTTCACGCTTGGCAGAGCGGAAAAGGAAATCCACGTCATCGTCACTTTCAATTACAATCTTGGCCAGCTTCAAGTCCTTACGGACAAAGGCATCGATACTTTGCGCCAGCATCTTAAGCACGTCAATGCCCATGGGCGGAATAGCGGCCAGTTTCAGGGGAGTCCCGTCCTGGTCTGTACACCCCGCCACAATTTCAGCAATATCTGCAGCCTGGTCGCCGATGCGTTCCAGGTCCCCCACCATTTTCAGGGAGGCCGAAATCAGGCGCAAGTCCCGGGCTACAGGCTGCTGGCTCAGCAAAAGCCGCAGGCAAAGAGTCTCAATTTCCTTCATCTTCTGGTCGATTTCCTTGTCGCCCACCACAATCTTCTTGGCGGTTTCACGGTCAAAGGCCAGCAAGGCGTCTATGGAGGCCTTCAGGGAATCTTCCACCAGGGCGCCCATTTCTATAATACCCCTGTTCAGGGCTTCCAGTTGCGAATCAAAACGGTTTCTCATTATCCAAATCTCCCGGTAATGTAGTCCTCGGTGCGCTTGTCCTTGGGCAGCGAGAACAGGGTTTCAGTCTTGTTGACTTCGATGACTTCCCCTAAGAGGAAAAAGGCGGTCCTGTCGGAAACGCGGGTGGCCTGCTGCATGTTATGGGTCACCATGACGATGGTATAGTTCTTCTTGAGTTCCAAAACTAGGTCCTCGATAATGGAGGTGGAAATGGGGTCCAGGGCGCTGGTAGGTTCGTCCATCAGGAGCACTTCCGGCGAAACTGCCAGGGCACGGGCAATGCAGAGCCTCTGCTGTTGACCGCCGGAAAGGCCGAGAGCATTCTTTTTCAAGCGGTCCTTCAGTTCTTCCCACACGCCGGATTTCTGCAGGGACGTTTCCACGATTTCATCCAGCTCCGCCTTGTTACGGATACCGTGGGTCCTAGGACCGTAGGCGATGTTGTCGTAGATGCTCATGGGAAAGGGATTG
Coding sequences within it:
- the phoU gene encoding phosphate signaling complex protein PhoU; translation: MRNRFDSQLEALNRGIIEMGALVEDSLKASIDALLAFDRETAKKIVVGDKEIDQKMKEIETLCLRLLLSQQPVARDLRLISASLKMVGDLERIGDQAADIAEIVAGCTDQDGTPLKLAAIPPMGIDVLKMLAQSIDAFVRKDLKLAKIVIESDDDVDFLFRSAKRELVETIRKTESDAESIIHSIMIAKYLERIGDHAMNVAQWAIFAETGTHHGANLLNGADDFDEK
- the pstB gene encoding phosphate ABC transporter ATP-binding protein PstB; the protein is MTPNEKISIQGMDLYYGSFHALKNVNLNIMPNEILAFIGPSGCGKSTLLKSLNRMNDLVEGCKITGHILLDGQDVYGEMNPNILRKRVGMVFQKPNPFPMSIYDNIAYGPRTHGIRNKAELDEIVETSLQKSGVWEELKDRLKKNALGLSGGQQQRLCIARALAVSPEVLLMDEPTSALDPISTSIIEDLVLELKKNYTIVMVTHNMQQATRVSDRTAFFLLGEVIEVNKTETLFSLPKDKRTEDYITGRFG